Genomic window (Manduca sexta isolate Smith_Timp_Sample1 chromosome 26, JHU_Msex_v1.0, whole genome shotgun sequence):
CCTTTATACAAACGTAGTGGTTGAAACTCTAAATCCTTTTCAATCAACGTCTTGATCTGGTTTGATGCGTTAGCGAAGATTTAAATTTAtcagaaaaatatctttacacATTCCACGGCTTTAAGATAAAGGTCGTTGCaagaaaaaaactaataatttgatGTAGCATTTTCATTCGGATTACCATTACACTACATTCATCGATGTCATTTTATTGatgtattataatcaaaatataattgagATGGGAATTCATCTATACACCAAAATGTCAATAAAGATATGTGTCATTAATGTCAATatcaatgttaaattaattaatcaataccAGTTGTGTATTCCTGGTTCACAGTCTCAGGGTGACACTTCTGTATATGCAATGCCAACTTTTTCTTTTCAACAAACAATTTAGTGCAGGTTTGACACACaaactttttactattattatgtatgGATAAATGTTTCCTTAAACTTCTGTGCCTGCTAAAAGTTTTCTGACACACAGAACATTCTAGAGGTCGCTGCCCTAAGTGGATGCTAAGATGCTCACGTAGATGACGTTTGGTTGAAAACCTTTTATTGCATTCTTTGCATCTGTGATCATCTGTGTGTGTCGCTTTGAAATGCAAGTACAGTAGAGttctctttttaaatattttatcacattcCGCGCAAGGGAATTCCTTTTTTGGCTGACCGTGAACAATTTCCAAGTGCTCCTGTCTCCTTTCCCAAAATAGGAATCTTTGTTTACAAACAGTGCATCTGAATGGAAAGCAAGCTTCGTTACTTCTAACGTGATCTTTTCTCGCTTCGACTGAGGAGAAAGGCACTTTACACTTCGAGCATGCCACTGAATGGGTCCGATACATGTGAGTTCTCACACTAGACACGTTTTCAAATTTCTTACCGCACACGTCgcaaataattctaaaataatgaGATCCAGAGTGGACTGATAACGCTTTATAACCAGTAAATTTCTTATCACAAATAAGACATGCGTAATTATCTTTCCTCAATTTCATCGGCACGAGACCCAAGCTTTCTCCAACTTTAAAACAAAGCTGATGTTCATTGGCGAGATGACGACCTACGGCGTCCAGAGTAACAAACGGTTCAGCACAATCCTTACAGCGAAGACCTGTTATATCAACTCTTATTTGATTATGGGTCTggtttaaattgataattttggcTTTGTCAACTTCATTATGATTTGAATCTATATGTAGCCTATATAAATTCGGATCATTATATTGGTTACTGCAAAAATAGCAGCGATAATATCCATTACTAAATTTGAGGGGATAGGCAGTAGTATGTCGCAGCAAGATGATGGCATTATACAACTCTACATCTTGTTTGACTAGCCTCGTGAAATTGGCCTCTTCGTCTGTAGTGTGTGTTCTTGGCTCAGTGGAATTCAGCAGTTTCGCGGGCTCATTGtctaaaaaaaagaatacttcaattcctattaaataatataattttctattttaaagcaaaaaaaaacttatcatttatatgtatgtctttaataaaaaaaattaatataaaatgttctttGCTTAATGCAGTTAGCCGATTGCTTCATTAGGaccgtaatatttttattgaataacaatGATTATATCGAATATGCCAGTGCTAAATGCGAGTATCAAAACTAAAGCAGATAACCAGAGAGCCTTGTGTTCCGCTGATTTTTACACTATTACGtcaaaattaagtattaaaattaaagccaAAGCATAGATAAACAAAATGAAAGGTTTCTTCTATTCTTTTACACCAGTATAAACAGACATGAAAACTTtgcgttttaattataatatatatagccgataaattataattgccataaataattaaaggaaATACTTATTATGCACACCAAGGCACATATAATAAGTTTGAAAGATGTCACtaaaaaagctatttttattattttacagaacATTTTTGAATCTTGTGTTCGCATCGTTCAATGTCATTCAGttgcttaataatatttattacaactgAATGGATGTTCTCAACCAGTTACGGATGTATCttgtaacttaaaaattaaatttagcttAGAGAAGCTAAAAACTTTTGTACATTTAGACCTATACATACTATAGCAAAAGGTATTGTACACAgtgaacaaatatatttattatgtagtcTATAGATACCTAAGTTACCTACAAAACGTGCTTGCTCATATGTCTATTCAATCTAGAACTGGACGCAAACTTGAGTCTACAGTGCGGACAAACGAGACAATCCTGGGAGtggtacattttgaaatgttcgtAGAATGCTCTTCTATCCGAAGAGGTGACGTCACAAATGGAACAATCGTACACCTTTTTAACCATTCCATGAACGTTCACCATGTGACGTTGCTTGATCTCCCAGTTCGGAAACCGTTCCGTACAATCAGCGCAACAATGCGGCATGCATTTTCTTTCGGTCTTTTGGTGTTGGGCTTTCGCCTCCATGGACGGAAACGCTTTGGCACATCTCCTACAATGCGCTTTGTAGTGGTTCTGGTGCTTGGTGTGCATGTGCTGCAGCAGGCCCGTCGACGCGACGTAACCTTTCCCGCATATATCACACACGTAGCTCATGTAGTGAGTTATCGTGTGCTTGTTCAAATGCAGCAGGGAGGGTAAAATCTTTCCACACACTGCGCAATTCCAACGATTTTTTTCTAGAATGTACGGCATCACACCCAACTTGGACTCTAATGATATCGCCTTTTTATGATGTTCTTTTAAATGGTGAACAATCTGATTGAGATCATCGTACTTTTGTGAACACAATCTACAAGCTAAGTTTGTGATGTCAACCTTAACGTAATCCGTTTtgttcaattttaaaaacaccATGTTCAGTCTAAATGTTTTGTGTTCGCTTTCCATGTGTTGTCGAAAGTCGTTAGGGTTGTCGTACAAGTCACCGCAGTAGACACAAAGCACCGATTTCGCATTAACTCTGAACGGATAGGCGGTTGTATATTTTACGACGAGCTCGGCATTTCTTCTTACCGGGTCCCGCTGAATCACGtctagaaaagaaaataaatctgTATTCCGCTCAATGGGCCTTTTTGTGTTTActtcaaaaacattttcaagtGATGTTACAACACTTGTAGATTATTCTTAGGTGTCTTtggaaatattacaattattatatacgtGCGTACTTATAATCGAACGTTTGAAGTTTCCTTCCGCAAAAACTTACAATTCGAATTATTCGCATGAGTATCTTCATCTAAAATTACAGGGCACGCGAATACCTTTAAAGTATATTTAGGTTTACTCCTTTCAATCATTACACGACATACCTGACATACTGAGGTTAAGAATAATTTCCTTCATAAAATATACGCCGTTAAATACCGTAAAGAAGATAGGCGGCGCAACCCATCATTTTGTTATGTAAAGGCttttatatcaaaacattaaggatttggataaaatttggtacagaAAGATTATAGTCTGAAATAGCACATAAGCTTCTTTTTTATCACGGGAAAATACAATACGGGTCTTTTATCTTAGAGAAACTGTTCCATACGATGAAGCTACGTTAACTATAAACGTTTCTTAACAATATTGTCAATTATTGCACTTCAGACCTACTGTGTGTTATAACAAGATGGGAAAACAAGAAATAGATAAAACATtggataattaataatacttattattttgattataatttaaactaaatacgACAGTTTTAGTAATACGGGCAAGGATCGGATGTCTAATTTCCAATTCTTGCTTGAAGGAAAAATAATAAGCGTAACGACTGGCATTACCTGGCAAATATACCTACCCTATACTCGTATTCGATATACGACGATCTAAAGTTTTTTGTCGCATCTTGGAATCTTTATACAACCTCTTGAACCGTGACTCTTATGACTGCTCAAACGAAGTGAAACGATCGAGTGAGATGAGTCATTAAACCGTTTTGTATGTGCGTTTATGGCcctaattatgtttattgtataattttcgaCTTTATAGTTTAGTAAGATGTATTAGAACCCCTTAACTACATCGCGATCGAAtagattaaacttaaaaataataatatagttccTCCGCTCTTTCGATGTGTTGGTTGTAATTAATAGACTTCATAACGTACTGTTCATCAATGGATCTACATCGTGTGTTTAGTTATATGCCGTTTCAATCTATACCGCGAGGTGAACTTTAGACCGCAATGCTTGCAGACGGCGCAGTCGGCCGAGTGATGCAACTTGTAATGATCGTAGTACCCATTCTCGCTAGTGTATACCACGTTACAGTCGACACAACGGTAAGTCTTCTTCGACTGGCCGTGAGCGGTCTCCATGTGTCGCTTCCGTGACTTCCAGTCCAAGAATCTCTCCAGACATTTAGGACAGCAGTAAGGCATGCAAGATTTCTCCGTCCTCCTGTGCTTCTCTTTCGCTTCCATCGTGGGGAACACTTTCCGGCATTTCTTGCACGACACCTCGTACTGCTGGTGTTTGGATCTGACATGGCGCAGGAGCCCGGTGGTCGCCACGTAGCTATTCCCGCACACGTGACACACATAGCTCAGAAAGTGAGTGATCGTGTGCCTGTTTAAATGCAACAACGAAGGGAAGCTTTTGCCGCAAACGGCACAATTAAACACGTCTTTTTGTAAGTAATAAGGCATCACGCCCAATTTGCCGTTCAAGTCGATCCTCTCGTTGTGAGCGGTGATCAAGTGTTCCGCGATCGTCTCCAACGTGTCGTATCTCTGCGAGCACAGTCTGCAGTGCAAGTTGGTGAGGTCTGCCTTGATGAACTCTGGCTTTGGCAGGTTGTGAAAGACCACTCTGACCGAAAAGCTCTGGTGCTCAGTGTCGACGTGCGCGCGAAAGGTCTCCGGGTCGTCATATAACTCTTGGCAGTAGACGCACAGTATGGACTTATCGTTCACTCTGAATGGGTACGCGGTCGTGCACCGCAGTAACGTGTGCGCGTTACTGCGCGCGCCATCGATATTTTCcgctaaaaaagaaaaatatctcCGTCATTCATGGCGTCCGACCGAACGTTTTCCGACATTTATGACGTCACGGGAAGTAATTAACGCGTGTAAATTTTATCGATCATGTTTTAATAATGTCTTCGTCTCAATCCGGCGTGCATAAATCAAATGAATCatcttaaataagtaaataatcacAGCAAGTGCTTAAACGTTTCAGTTTAAATTTCTTAGATTTATTCAAGTTTATATCGGTAGTGGTATATTTAAGGAAAATGATATAAGAAATAAGTAGATAAATGGTCTATCATGTATGCTAAATGCATATTATGTGCATAGCATATAGTCAAAATCCggtactaaattatatttagcatATCTTAAAATTAACATTGCGTAAAATTCAATTGTAACATCGTATTTGagagtcaaagttacaatttacaataaattattacaaaggaATTTGTTTGCAATGAGCATCATCGTTAATTGCATAAACgaatatgatatatatatatataacaaaacatgACGAAATAACACAGATATCCATGTTATCACCGcaacatttcttaaaaaaaaaaaagatttataaataaaagaaattgtgCGGCGTCAACAAAGATTTTCATCGAGCAagctatcaaataaaaataattaataaacaaaattcgtTCATACAATTACTCGTGATATTTACTGGAAACACATAGATACGTCTCTTGTTCACTGAAACACTTACAAACTAATGTTACAGAGCTTTAATATATAAACTGTACGTGGAATGTGAacgatttcgattaaatttgtaATCGAAATCattcacaaatataataattaaaaaataacttaccttCTTTAGAGACGATTCTGCATTAGTAGTTTGTCATATAGCTGCGTCTACCTGAGTTAGGGACTTATGCAAtcaacaatgtatttatttaatatatgttcCGTTTATAGATTTCAATAGCATCTAAGGGCCGGCTcatatatggcggagcgcagcacagattttttttaccgtcaaactattatcgacattggcgtcattaaaatattattctttcattaacacaacaatgtaaTGCAGTGTATTGTTGGCgtaatggattttgaatattatttcaataaacacaatgtcgataatagtttgaaagtaaaatattatctgcgCTACGCTCCGCCATAATATATGCGCCGCCTCTAAGTATTGATTCCTAAATCCTAATAGGACTTTATTTAtctgcattatattttttgctatttatttttttttctctaaagAGTGCCTTTACCGTTATGGCAATAATACCCTGTTCATAATTACTTCTTTgttcttttttctttaaagaTTTCTTAGCTTTCCGGACAAGGTCTAGGTAATATAACTAACTTGGGATACTTATTTGCTCAAGGCTCTACTCGTGTGcgatattctatatttttttctttaaatactgTAAAAATGACAGGAACCAGGAACAGGATGTGTAGATACAAGTTCTGATAATCTCGTTGAACACGCATCgacattgatttatttacttatttaaggacctccaacgaagaatacacggcatataataaaaacaatgttgtagcatttttacaattaaaaatgtgacgtgcctcttcaattataggagaccacagcaagcaaatttatatattggtagaGCGGTAATttcaatctaaatattttaacggGATCTATTATACATACAAAGTCTTCTTTCTTTTCGAACCTAAGCCTGAAAAGGGAAATGAGCACAGAAAAACAAACAAGATTCAACACTACAAGCTCTGTACAATGTGCCGCAAGTCAGTATACAAGCTGTTCCACTTCTGTATAGAACAAGGGACGGTACAAAAACATCATACgccaaaaatgcaataattaaaaaaaaagtataatgtttatgattgtcccaatataatattactataaatatttaaatgatcaCAAAAAAGGCCgcttggatatttttttttctttatctacaCTTGTTAATGACTAATTTGCGACACATCAAAAATACGAGACATATCTATGTGTTTCTGTATATAACTAACATGCATATCAGGTTTATCGAATTGACTGGTTTTCTGTTCGGaatgatgatttttatattgCTATATTTATACCACATTATCATTGTTATAAAAGTGTTTTAGTGTTCTGTTGTCATGTGTatgattatatttagatttaaggAATTAC
Coding sequences:
- the LOC115450047 gene encoding zinc finger protein 573 isoform X7; amino-acid sequence: MDGKTSDWRPGPSVCRCCLAEGCYKDISTEYFWMGKREVYADMLSDTFSVSIAYSSAGGPNSHSRLICEPCISRLRDAADFKRQVQECERTFMQHLDPGSTSAANDIDIEAQPAGKEVKLEQVKLEKRFSDDDFDTADFGDEDDDDMDDQPLTKFATKVPKKEAVDFLDLIDNSQITVKRMSMSKSKAPPAKKVKVTKKEPAKPTASKAPIKVVKEKKKKDNEPAKLLNSTEPRTHTTDEEANFTRLVKQDVELYNAIILLRHTTAYPLKFSNGYYRCYFCSNQYNDPNLYRLHIDSNHNEVDKAKIINLNQTHNQIRVDITGLRCKDCAEPFVTLDAVGRHLANEHQLCFKVGESLGLVPMKLRKDNYACLICDKKFTGYKALSVHSGSHYFRIICDVCGKKFENVSSVRTHMYRTHSVACSKCKVPFSSVEARKDHVRSNEACFPFRCTVCKQRFLFWERRQEHLEIVHGQPKKEFPCAECDKIFKKRTLLYLHFKATHTDDHRCKECNKRFSTKRHLREHLSIHLGQRPLECSVCQKTFSRHRSLRKHLSIHNNSKKFVCQTCTKLFVEKKKLALHIQKCHPETVNQEYTTGID
- the LOC115450047 gene encoding myoneurin isoform X23 — encoded protein: MDGKTSDWRPGPSVCRCCLAEGCYKDISTEYFWMGKREVYADMLSDTFSVSIAYSSAGGPNSHSRLICEPCISRLRDAADFKRQVQECERTFMQHLDPGSTSAANDIDIEAQPAGKEVKLEQVKLEKRFSDDDFDTADFGDEDDDDMDDQPLTKFATKVPKKEAVDFLDLIDNSQITVKRMSMSKSKAPPAKKVKVTKKEPAKPTASKAPIKVVKEKKKKDVIQRDPVRRNAELVVKYTTAYPFRVNAKSVLCVYCGDLYDNPNDFRQHMESEHKTFRLNMVFLKLNKTDYVKVDITNLACRLCSQKYDDLNQIVHHLKEHHKKAISLESKLGVMPYILEKNRWNCAVCGKILPSLLHLNKHTITHYMSYVCDICGKGYVASTGLLQHMHTKHQNHYKAHCRRCAKAFPSMEAKAQHQKTERKCMPHCCADCTERFPNWEIKQRHMVNVHGMVKKVYDCSICDVTSSDRRAFYEHFKMYHSQDCLVCPHCRLKFASSSRLNRHMSKHVL
- the LOC115450047 gene encoding zinc finger protein 177 isoform X24; the encoded protein is MDGKTSDWRPGPSVCRCCLAEGCYKDISTEYFWMGKREVYADMLSDTFSVSIAYSSAGGPNSHSRLICEPCISRLRDAADFKRQVQECERTFMQHLDPGSTSAANDIDIEAQPAGKEVKLEQVKLEKRFSDDDFDTADFGDEDDDDMDDQPLTKFATKVPKKEAVDFLDLIDNSQITVKRMSMSKSKAPPAKKVKVTKKEPAKPTASKAPIKVVKEKKKKAENIDGARSNAHTLLRCTTAYPFRVNDKSILCVYCQELYDDPETFRAHVDTEHQSFSVRVVFHNLPKPEFIKADLTNLHCRLCSQRYDTLETIAEHLITAHNERIDLNGKLGVMPYYLQKDVFNCAVCGKSFPSLLHLNRHTITHFLSYVCHVCGNSYVATTGLLRHVRSKHQQYEVSCKKCRKVFPTMEAKEKHRRTEKSCMPYCCPKCLERFLDWKSRKRHMETAHGQSKKTYRCVDCNVVYTSENGYYDHYKLHHSADCAVCKHCGLKFTSRYRLKRHITKHTM